The proteins below are encoded in one region of Arenibacter algicola:
- a CDS encoding DUF3078 domain-containing protein has product MECGGNNSISGLASAKFVRNYKFRYVQLNNNLDIRYGLNAQEGFKLRKSDDALRFSSTFAFRRDTISNWYYSASAEFRTQFSNGYKYPDRDKPISRFMAPGYALLGAGTSYIPEGKKFNLRLAPLTFKSTFVLDQTLANNGAFGVQRALIDTDGNIIKEGENVYLEFGFLVSNTWETMVYENVKLNHRLQLYSDYVKNFGNIDIDWEVNVDLTVNKYVKASIGTHVLYDHDIIFDEVKAADGTITTPGKRKVQFKQLLGVGLTYDF; this is encoded by the coding sequence CTGGAATGCGGGGGTAACAATTCCATTTCAGGACTGGCCAGCGCCAAATTTGTACGAAATTATAAATTTAGATACGTTCAACTAAACAACAATTTGGACATACGATATGGTCTTAATGCCCAAGAAGGCTTTAAATTAAGAAAATCCGATGATGCATTGCGGTTTTCCTCCACCTTTGCGTTTAGAAGGGATACCATAAGTAATTGGTACTATTCCGCCAGCGCAGAATTTAGGACACAATTCTCCAATGGTTACAAATACCCTGATAGGGACAAACCCATTTCCAGATTTATGGCGCCTGGGTATGCCCTATTGGGTGCTGGTACCTCCTATATTCCCGAAGGCAAAAAATTTAACCTGCGTTTAGCCCCGCTTACCTTCAAATCTACCTTTGTGTTAGACCAAACCTTGGCCAACAACGGCGCCTTTGGGGTACAAAGAGCACTGATAGATACCGATGGCAACATCATAAAAGAGGGCGAAAATGTTTATCTGGAGTTTGGTTTTTTGGTGTCCAACACCTGGGAAACCATGGTTTATGAAAATGTGAAATTAAATCACAGGCTGCAATTATACTCGGATTATGTAAAGAATTTTGGAAACATAGATATTGACTGGGAAGTAAACGTGGACCTGACCGTAAACAAATATGTAAAGGCATCCATAGGTACCCATGTCCTATATGACCACGACATTATTTTCGACGAGGTAAAAGCTGCAGACGGTACCATTACAACCCCGGGAAAGCGTAAAGTACAATTTAAACAATTGCTGGGGGTTGGCTTAACATATGATTTTTAA